ATTTCGTGGTGGTGAAGAACGCCGGAGGGGAGGCCACCTTCAAGCAGTTGAAGAAGTACGGCCCGCGCTATGTGCTCCATCCCCTGAACTCCCGCTTCGCCGACCAGGAGGTCCGCAGGGGGGAGTTCCGCATCATCGGCAAGGTGGTGAAGAAGGAGAAGCGCTACTGAGCGCGGCACGCGGACATATAATAATGATTAAGGTCGGCCCCGGGGCGCGATGAACGGCCTTGAGCCCTTCCTCAGAGTTATCGACCCAGCGGCGGTGGCCCTGGCCCTGGTCGCCCTGGCCCCGGCTACCCTCTGGGTGATAGCCCTGGTGGATATCGTGAGAAGCCGCTTCCCCCCTGGGCGGAAGCCCTTCTGGCTCGTGGTCGTCCTGCTCCTGCCCCTGGTGGGCTTTATCCTTTATTACGCCAAGGGCAGGAAGGAGAGGGTTTGGAGGTAGGGGAGCAGGCTGGTGTCCCGTCCCGGAAATTCTTTGTCATTGTCCGGCGTGACCGGACAATCCAGAGGTCTTTGAAAAACTGGATTCCCCGAACAAGCCGGGGAATGACACCGGCGGATTTTTTGCAGAGTACTTCTGTAACGGGACGCCAAGAGGGGGTGGCCGGGTTAGCCGTAAAAGGGCTGTCCTATGCCCCGTGAGTCGCACGGTGAACCATAGCAATTGGACTCTTGCCTATTTTGTAAATCGCTTATACAATGTCAACATGAACCCGGTTACTGCTGGATGCGGCATGGAGGCCAATGAATCGACAAGGTCTTCTTGAGGAGGGTGGTCGAGAATTGAACTTCTCCAGAGTCCGTGTGCTGCTTCTCCTGGCCGTTTTCGTTTTCGGCATCGCAGGGTGTGCGGATAAGGGCGCTCAAGCGCAGCCGACCGCAAGACTTTTCACGACTCCCGCCAGTGCCGGCGGAGGAACCATGTCGTGTTTTGCCGTCAATGTGGGCGGGGCGACGCTGTCGGAGGTCAGGGTCAAGTTGGTTCGGGCGGATAGCGGGAGTTTTTTTCAGCAGATTTGCAACAACGTGGAGCCGCGAGAGGGATGCATTCTTTCCATGGCGCCGGAGGTCCCCCGTTATTGCCTTATTGAGGTGGCAGGCGGTGAGGCTTCTTCGGTGCGTGGTTCCCTCACTATCCAGGATAGCACCGGTGCGACTGTTCTCTCCCTCGAAGCACGATGATTTTCTCCTGAGAAAAAATTCCTGGCCAACGGCGGTGCACCGGGAGCCCCAGGACGACCCTCTGGGTGTTGGCCTGGGAGGAAGAAGAGGGTTGGGGGGTAGGGGGCGTCGGATTCGCCGTCGATGGCCCCTACCTTAGCCCTGTGAGTCGCAGGGGAAGGTTTGTGGAGTTCACCTACGACTAAACATGATTCAATTACTTGCAACGATGAATCTTTTCGGTAGAAAGGATTAACGCCTCGCATCATACAGCGGTACTTTACCATCGAATAAAAGTGCCAGTTTCATCGAGACTTGGAAATCCACCTCC
The Nitrospirota bacterium DNA segment above includes these coding regions:
- a CDS encoding PLDc N-terminal domain-containing protein codes for the protein MNGLEPFLRVIDPAAVALALVALAPATLWVIALVDIVRSRFPPGRKPFWLVVVLLLPLVGFILYYAKGRKERVWR